ACCAGGATGAGAAGAAGCTTTGGATCGTCTGCACTGAGAGCATGCGCCGTGACAGGACCTCGGCGCTGAGATTCAGGCCGAGCTTGGAGAAGACAACTGGGGGACCAGAGAAGACAAcgctgtgtgtgctttgctGAGCCCGCAGGCCAATCACCGCAGCCCAGCTGCCAACGGGGCCGTGGCCAACAACGATAACGCTTTCATGATCGCCGCGCAggtccttcagcagcgcgtgcatgATAGATGTGATTTTATCGACCGACGTATCCCACTGCGACGGCACCATGCGCTGCACAAATGAGAGATAAGGCAGTAGTCGATCAACGTACGGCGCCGGCATGAAGAACGACAGGAAAGACAAGGCGTACGTGTCGATCCACATCAGCATGGACTCGATCAGAGGTATCAGGTTGCGGCCGGGACGCGCTGTAATGATGGTCGTATTGACGGCAGCAGTCTCCTCGCGGAACGCATCGAGGTGCATGAAGGTAGAGTCACCCCCCTCTGGAACAGGCACGCGCTTGAAAGATGGGAACCAGCGCGAGAGATCCGCGTCCTGCCCCGCCACGTCCTTGTTGAGGCCCAGCTTCGCGAAGAGAGCGATGCCCACCACATCGACTGTCGGGCTGAACTGCGTAAGGCACAGTGGGGGCTTCACGTACGAGGAGTTTATTTGCACACGTACGGAGGCTACTCCTGCTATGCTGCTGCGACCCGTTGGTGGTTCCGCCAAATTTGCAGACATCACCCCTCGCGAgatggcggaggcgaagcgagTTGCGTAGTTCGGTAAAAGGACGTCGCTGACGGAGCCCTCGTAAACTTCGTTCGCTGCGGTATAGCCAAGAATGCAGCAGGCAAGTAGCACTAGCGTGAAGCAGGCGCATATGGTGAAAACGCCGTATGTGTTGGACGACTCGTTTGTGCGCAcaatgcacagcagcaggtgcaccgccagcgccagtACAAAGAGGCCGAAGCGGTAGTCGAAGACTGTCAGGGTCACCAAACTGCCGGCCAAGTGAAGCAAAAGTAGCAGCCACGAGAGGCGGAAAAGCCACCGGCGCACCGCACCCTTCCACCGCCCGTACACAGTCACTATTCCGGTGGTGACGAAGAACAGCATGATGAAGAGCACGGCCAGGACCGAGTTTCCCCAGTGGTTCGTCCAGCCGTTCTGCGGTATGGTGAAGAGGGTGTCCATCCAGAAGACGGACGCGTAGAAGACGCCGCAGATGGTGATGTTGGACGAGGTGCCCACGCCGCGGGCAATCAAGAAGACggtgcagaggagcagcagcactgcctggGCCACAATCGCACCGccgaaaaagaagaagccgcCGCCCGCCACGAAAGCGACGCCCATGGCCACCGACAGCACACCCACCACCGTGAGCAGCATCACCTCGCCCGgcgggcagcgctgctccaTGTTCTCGTCATCCATCTCTACCTCCAGGAAGAGGTACAGGGTGGCCTCGGCGGTGTTCTTCCGGCTGCCTTGCGCATACGAGCGCTTGCTCAGCGTCCGCAGGCCAAAGGCGAATACGAAATGGTAGACAAAGATGAGGCACACCGCGACAATCCAGCCGTACGCCAGGCTGTACTGCAGTCCGGTCAAGACGTCGTAGCGGGCAGCCATGACGCAGAAGAGAATAAAGTAGGCGAAGGTGCAGCCAACGAAAATGACGAGATGGGGGACGAGCGCCTTCATGCCAAATGCCCTGAACGCCTCCACGACGCGCCCCTGAAATGTGTGACGAGCCACGTCGAAGCCGCGTGAGCAGAAGATGCCAAATTGGGATGCCACGACAAGGAAGGCCACACCGTAGAGAAACACGTAGTACGGCTGCGCAAAGGTGGCGAACAAAATGTTGACCAACGAGATGACACCGAGCAGCGCGATGAAGCAGGTGCCgagcaggaagaagaaggaggagaccATGAGACACAGCCACAGAAACCCTTTCGCCACCAGCAGTatcgacgacggcagccCGGCAAGTAGCCTGTCACCTTGGATGAGGCTCGCTTCGTGCAGCAGGGCGTCCCGCTCCTGCAACTCCCACTGCACAATCTGAAGCCACTGACGCTCGTGCATCTCCGTGAGACTGAGGCGAAAGAACGACTCGATGGTGGTGAATTGGTTGATGTAGTCCGTGAAGAGGTTGTGCGCCGGTACGCGCATGATGGGG
The DNA window shown above is from Leishmania panamensis strain MHOM/PA/94/PSC-1 chromosome 31 sequence and carries:
- a CDS encoding hypothetical protein (TriTrypDB/GeneDB-style sysID: LpmP.31.0300), producing the protein MSNAPVLLEIGAVAYAHQAEVDEVKQRMGIRHNYFDCWIYGFLENKNFKVEEAVAKLRRRADFEREQLATYNVTDWMMENMRKGIIQIIGNDKVGRVTFYVCSARDKPLASRREESRLNFDMFVTYGTRLRPESKRCQIAMLINQDKASMIRNLDMTLQADIALRIAKFYPGCVDKIYVCRMGRMLSTLAKPIFSRLPGIVSDRIIIMSDNDIRHGKLLELYDADVLPVELGGKNDCDHQENYDRFATNIRNYFEQLKTAVQRGEGVKEWELNNLLRAGYIEELSRMDALKRSIIDPSPSLRDQLLTGVYEPAECSLPGMEGTVMALSVTSCSPPRNVFDIDDDANLITCGTDSMEMDGPRSLSRVKRNTSPIMRVPAHNLFTDYINQFTTIESFFRLSLTEMHERQWLQIVQWELQERDALLHEASLIQGDRLLAGLPSSILLVAKGFLWLCLMVSSFFFLLGTCFIALLGVISLVNILFATFAQPYYVFLYGVAFLVVASQFGIFCSRGFDVARHTFQGRVVEAFRAFGMKALVPHLVIFVGCTFAYFILFCVMAARYDVLTGLQYSLAYGWIVAVCLIFVYHFVFAFGLRTLSKRSYAQGSRKNTAEATLYLFLEVEMDDENMEQRCPPGEVMLLTVVGVLSVAMGVAFVAGGGFFFFGGAIVAQAVLLLLCTVFLIARGVGTSSNITICGVFYASVFWMDTLFTIPQNGWTNHWGNSVLAVLFIMLFFVTTGIVTVYGRWKGAVRRWLFRLSWLLLLLHLAGSLVTLTVFDYRFGLFVLALAVHLLLCIVRTNESSNTYGVFTICACFTLVLLACCILGYTAANEVYEGSVSDVLLPNYATRFASAISRGVMSANLAEPPTGRSSIAGVASVRVQINSSYVKPPLCLTQFSPTVDVVGIALFAKLGLNKDVAGQDADLSRWFPSFKRVPVPEGGDSTFMHLDAFREETAAVNTTIITARPGRNLIPLIESMLMWIDTYALSFLSFFMPAPYVDRLLPYLSFVQRMVPSQWDTSVDKITSIMHALLKDLRGDHESVIVVGHGPVGSWAAVIGLRAQQSTHSVVFSGPPVVFSKLGLNLSAEVLSRRMLSVQTIQSFFSSWYLRTASMQLIPCSLGGVICDRMDTTINELRLLCSE